In one window of Nakamurella sp. PAMC28650 DNA:
- a CDS encoding APC family permease, whose protein sequence is MTSTINAGPQGEMKLDGEGMDRKVGFFGLLWASEGSIIGSGWLFGALTAVGIAGPSALIAWVIGTIIILILALVHAELGGLFPVSGGTSRFPHYAFGSLAGATFGWFTYIQAAAVAPIEVLAAIQYMSSYQWAKNLNLYSEGKLSGLGIVFAVVFMLFFVIINLIGVAFLAKVNNALTTWKVLLPVATIVVLVIGHFHGSNFSAGGGFFVQGAAFKSVILAVPGAIIFSLLGFEQAVQLGGESKNPKKDLPRAVILSIIIGAAVYIGVQIAFIGALDPALLANGRTWADLVDPTTKNPALIALQGAPFYEVATLAGVVWLAALLRLDAIISPTGTGLIYLTSSSRISFGLSKNGYIPTAFEKNSPKKKIPVFGILITAGIGLIFLLPFPSWSTLVGVVTSASVLMYAGAPLALGALRLQKPDLPRAYRLPMGHIMSPIAFVLANFIIMWSGWGTYTTLMLVLLIGYALMAVSAAFKMNPNQTPLDWAAGVWLFPYLIGMGVIIYFTQYGSGGIVGGVGFFSTFWTGGDGKLALGPDLLVMAAFSLVIYFVAMAKRLSPARVDQNVRDVYPPPLGDH, encoded by the coding sequence CGGCGAGGGGATGGACCGGAAGGTCGGGTTCTTCGGACTGCTGTGGGCCTCGGAAGGATCGATCATCGGCTCCGGTTGGCTGTTCGGAGCCCTGACCGCGGTCGGCATCGCCGGCCCCTCTGCCCTCATCGCCTGGGTGATCGGCACCATCATCATCCTCATCCTCGCCCTGGTGCACGCGGAACTCGGTGGTCTGTTCCCGGTGAGCGGCGGCACCAGCCGGTTCCCGCACTACGCCTTCGGCAGCCTGGCCGGCGCGACCTTCGGATGGTTCACCTACATCCAGGCCGCCGCGGTGGCGCCGATCGAAGTGCTGGCCGCCATCCAGTACATGTCCAGCTACCAGTGGGCCAAGAATCTCAACCTGTACTCGGAGGGGAAGCTCTCCGGGCTGGGCATCGTGTTCGCCGTCGTCTTCATGCTGTTCTTCGTCATCATCAACCTGATCGGCGTCGCCTTCCTGGCCAAGGTCAACAACGCCCTGACCACCTGGAAGGTGCTGTTGCCGGTGGCCACCATCGTGGTGCTGGTGATCGGCCACTTCCACGGCAGCAACTTCAGCGCCGGTGGTGGATTCTTCGTCCAGGGCGCGGCCTTCAAGTCCGTCATCCTGGCGGTGCCCGGGGCGATCATCTTCTCGCTGTTGGGCTTCGAACAGGCCGTGCAGCTCGGGGGTGAGAGCAAGAACCCCAAGAAGGACCTCCCGCGGGCCGTCATCCTGTCGATCATCATCGGTGCCGCCGTCTACATCGGCGTGCAGATCGCCTTCATCGGGGCACTGGACCCGGCTCTGCTGGCGAACGGCCGGACCTGGGCCGACCTCGTCGATCCGACGACGAAGAACCCCGCTCTGATCGCCCTGCAGGGGGCGCCGTTCTACGAGGTGGCAACGTTGGCGGGCGTCGTCTGGCTGGCGGCTCTCCTACGACTGGACGCCATCATCTCCCCGACCGGCACCGGTCTGATCTACCTGACCTCCTCCTCCCGGATCAGTTTCGGCCTGTCGAAGAACGGCTACATCCCCACCGCCTTCGAGAAGAACTCGCCCAAGAAGAAGATCCCGGTCTTCGGCATCCTGATCACCGCGGGGATCGGCCTGATCTTCCTGCTGCCGTTCCCGAGTTGGTCGACGCTGGTCGGAGTGGTCACCAGCGCCTCGGTGCTGATGTACGCGGGCGCGCCGCTGGCCCTGGGCGCGCTGAGGCTGCAGAAGCCCGACCTACCCCGCGCCTACCGGCTGCCGATGGGCCACATCATGTCGCCGATCGCTTTCGTCCTGGCCAATTTCATCATCATGTGGTCGGGCTGGGGTACCTACACGACCCTGATGCTGGTGCTGCTCATCGGCTACGCGCTGATGGCCGTCTCGGCCGCGTTCAAGATGAACCCGAACCAGACGCCGTTGGACTGGGCGGCCGGGGTCTGGCTCTTCCCGTACCTCATCGGCATGGGCGTGATCATCTACTTCACCCAGTACGGATCCGGCGGGATCGTCGGCGGAGTCGGCTTCTTCAGCACGTTCTGGACCGGCGGCGACGGGAAGCTCGCACTGGGCCCGGACCTGCTGGTGATGGCGGCGTTCAGTCTGGTCATCTACTTCGTCGCGATGGCCAAACGCCTCTCGCCCGCCCGCGTCGACCAGAACGTGCGCGACGTCTACCCGCCTCCGCTCGGCGACCACTGA
- a CDS encoding DUF2786 domain-containing protein: MSDKYLTKIAALLRKAETTDNDHEADAYLQAAQRLATLSSVDLAVARAHSTAQEKRAVPTQRTITIGEQGRRGLRTFVQLFLEIGRANNLTCDIARNSTRVFAYGFDTDIDAVEALYSSLVIQMVRASDEYIKSKRYTQEKVGRWVQVEGARPGWRGPAQEWQERPVHATTARVNFQQAFAARIGARLKEATTQARAQAVQADTAGATGVEIVLRAKEVELQDHYRANTTARGSWRGTSANSGYSELASRAGDRAGRTARLGGEKAIGGARGAISG; encoded by the coding sequence ATGAGCGACAAATACCTGACGAAGATCGCGGCGCTGCTGCGCAAGGCCGAGACGACCGACAACGACCACGAGGCCGACGCCTACCTCCAGGCGGCGCAACGGCTGGCCACGCTTTCCTCCGTCGATCTCGCGGTGGCGAGGGCGCATTCCACGGCCCAGGAGAAGCGCGCTGTGCCGACCCAGCGCACCATCACCATCGGCGAGCAGGGCAGGCGGGGTCTGCGCACCTTCGTCCAGCTGTTCCTGGAGATCGGCCGGGCCAACAACCTGACCTGCGACATCGCCAGGAATTCCACCAGGGTGTTCGCCTACGGCTTCGACACCGACATCGACGCGGTGGAGGCGCTCTACTCGTCGTTGGTCATCCAGATGGTCAGGGCCTCTGACGAGTACATCAAATCCAAGCGGTACACCCAGGAGAAGGTCGGTCGCTGGGTGCAGGTGGAGGGGGCGCGTCCGGGATGGCGCGGACCGGCGCAGGAATGGCAGGAGCGTCCGGTGCACGCCACCACGGCGAGGGTCAATTTCCAGCAGGCCTTCGCGGCGCGCATCGGGGCGCGCCTCAAGGAGGCGACCACCCAGGCCAGGGCGCAGGCAGTCCAGGCCGACACCGCGGGTGCCACCGGCGTCGAGATCGTGCTCCGCGCCAAGGAGGTCGAACTCCAGGACCACTACCGGGCCAACACGACGGCCCGCGGATCCTGGCGGGGTACCTCGGCCAACTCCGGCTACTCGGAACTGGCCAGCCGGGCCGGCGACCGGGCCGGCCGCACCGCCCGCCTCGGCGGTGAGAAGGCGATCGGCGGCGCCAGAGGGGCCATCAGCGGGTGA
- a CDS encoding TIGR04338 family metallohydrolase, translated as MSTADLQRAKVYEAEALVRRIFDRSADFPIVEVAGSSITLPPERKFATLESVQAYVDQVLALNWVGERWSRASLPVAVRSRAGQGGAHYERIPPVIAVPLHRGGTAWALRELVVLHEISHHLAEQDEVHHGRQFTGRMVDLVDGIVGAEAAFLLRVTLLDVGAGVG; from the coding sequence GTGAGCACCGCCGATCTGCAGCGCGCCAAGGTGTACGAGGCCGAGGCCCTGGTCCGGCGGATCTTCGACCGGTCGGCGGATTTTCCGATCGTCGAGGTGGCGGGGTCGAGCATCACGCTCCCGCCGGAGCGCAAGTTCGCCACGCTGGAATCCGTGCAGGCCTACGTCGATCAGGTGCTGGCGCTGAACTGGGTCGGCGAGCGCTGGAGCCGGGCGTCCCTGCCGGTCGCCGTGCGATCGAGGGCCGGTCAGGGCGGCGCCCACTACGAGCGCATCCCCCCCGTGATCGCGGTCCCCCTGCACCGTGGCGGTACCGCCTGGGCGCTGCGTGAACTCGTGGTGCTGCACGAGATCTCCCACCATCTGGCGGAGCAGGACGAAGTGCACCACGGACGGCAGTTCACCGGCCGGATGGTCGATCTGGTCGATGGCATCGTCGGCGCCGAGGCTGCGTTCCTGCTGCGCGTCACGCTGCTCGACGTCGGCGCCGGGGTGGGCTGA
- a CDS encoding cytosine permease has protein sequence MSASLAETATDRHYGAKVNAVEPGGAEVIPLSERHGHPLQMLWTWTSPNMEFATIAVGILGITFGLSFWQTVSAIVVGNVLGAVSHAVLSSWGPDTGFCQMVISRRAFGFLGNVLPAGLNWLVAGVGWFAVNSVSGGLALASLTGMNKYLSLVIVVALMLVLAYFGHNLIQLFERFAAPVLTAIFVIGGIVILTKAHVSTPGTGFPGAWWVLLGATFGYAAGWNPYASDYTRYLPVGTGRAAGLWSGLGVLVSCVLLEVFGAAAYSALGSAAPAFPDPGAFTSVLPTWLGKLTLLGIALGAIAANALNVYSSALSFSAMGIEIRTPSLRAIVAVVMGVIGFVVAVVGLDHINSYENFLLVISYWIGPWLGVVFMDRILRRWRMDELVYADRSYQNWAGPIAMLVSAVLSIWLFSNQTLYTGLIPTAHPGVGDLTFEVGLVLAAILYTVLVKFLAQPITVATPEQLVPRP, from the coding sequence ATGTCAGCATCTCTCGCGGAAACGGCCACCGATCGGCACTACGGCGCGAAGGTGAACGCCGTCGAGCCCGGCGGGGCCGAGGTCATCCCACTGTCCGAGCGGCACGGCCACCCACTGCAGATGCTCTGGACCTGGACGTCGCCGAACATGGAGTTCGCGACGATCGCCGTCGGCATCCTGGGGATCACCTTCGGCCTGAGCTTCTGGCAGACGGTCTCGGCCATCGTGGTGGGCAACGTTCTCGGAGCGGTGAGCCATGCAGTCCTGTCCAGCTGGGGACCGGACACCGGGTTCTGTCAGATGGTGATCTCGCGTCGGGCGTTCGGGTTCCTGGGGAACGTGCTACCGGCGGGCCTGAACTGGCTCGTGGCCGGCGTCGGTTGGTTCGCGGTGAACAGCGTCAGCGGCGGCCTCGCCCTCGCGTCGCTGACGGGCATGAACAAGTACCTCAGCCTGGTCATCGTGGTGGCGCTGATGCTGGTGCTGGCCTACTTCGGACACAACCTGATCCAGTTGTTCGAACGGTTCGCGGCTCCGGTCCTGACGGCGATCTTCGTCATCGGCGGGATCGTCATCCTGACGAAGGCCCACGTCAGCACCCCGGGCACGGGTTTCCCCGGCGCCTGGTGGGTACTGCTGGGCGCGACGTTCGGCTACGCGGCCGGTTGGAACCCGTACGCGTCCGACTACACCCGGTACCTGCCGGTCGGCACCGGCCGGGCGGCCGGGCTCTGGTCCGGACTCGGGGTGCTGGTCTCCTGCGTGCTCCTGGAGGTCTTCGGTGCCGCCGCCTACTCGGCACTGGGTTCTGCGGCACCTGCGTTCCCCGACCCGGGCGCGTTCACCAGCGTGCTTCCCACCTGGCTCGGCAAACTGACCCTGCTGGGCATCGCGCTGGGCGCCATCGCCGCCAACGCGCTCAACGTCTACTCCAGCGCGCTGTCGTTCAGCGCCATGGGAATCGAGATCAGGACGCCGTCGCTGCGAGCCATCGTGGCGGTGGTGATGGGCGTCATCGGATTCGTCGTGGCCGTCGTCGGGCTCGATCACATCAACAGCTACGAGAACTTCCTGCTGGTCATCTCGTACTGGATCGGACCCTGGCTCGGCGTCGTGTTCATGGACCGGATCCTGCGCAGATGGCGGATGGACGAGCTGGTCTATGCCGACCGGTCCTACCAGAACTGGGCCGGACCCATCGCCATGCTGGTCAGCGCGGTGCTGTCGATCTGGCTGTTCTCCAACCAGACCCTGTACACCGGGCTGATCCCGACAGCACATCCCGGCGTCGGCGACCTCACCTTCGAGGTCGGCCTGGTGCTCGCCGCCATCCTCTACACGGTCCTGGTGAAATTCCTTGCCCAGCCGATCACCGTGGCGACGCCCGAGCAGCTCGTCCCCCGCCCGTAA
- a CDS encoding HutD family protein: MGTSDPPMSGPVRSGPVRLPAAARHTQPWVNGQGVTTPVTAGAAVGSGAEPRWWVNIAHIPGDCDFSELVGIDRRLLLLDDVPLTLDLDGPRPVAHLEVIEFAGEMAPRCSAAGPVRALNLMLRRGRAVGTLVLVTVDGMAELPVPNGGTLVVVKLDGDPRWPGAVDLQPDDAVRQDASAGAGPKTLQLGGAGRVAVISVVRADPASVRSAGEFDG; encoded by the coding sequence ATGGGCACATCTGATCCACCCATGTCCGGTCCGGTGCGATCCGGTCCGGTCCGGTTGCCGGCCGCGGCCCGGCACACCCAGCCGTGGGTCAACGGGCAGGGGGTGACCACCCCGGTCACCGCTGGAGCTGCCGTCGGGTCGGGTGCGGAGCCGCGATGGTGGGTCAACATCGCCCACATCCCCGGCGATTGCGACTTCTCCGAGCTGGTCGGGATCGATCGTCGGCTCCTGTTGCTCGACGACGTGCCGTTGACGCTCGATCTGGACGGACCCCGGCCCGTCGCGCACCTGGAGGTGATCGAGTTCGCCGGCGAGATGGCTCCGCGATGTTCGGCGGCCGGCCCGGTACGGGCTCTCAACCTGATGCTGCGTCGGGGCCGGGCCGTCGGAACCCTCGTACTGGTCACCGTCGACGGGATGGCGGAGCTCCCGGTGCCCAACGGCGGAACACTGGTGGTGGTCAAGCTCGACGGCGACCCGCGCTGGCCGGGCGCGGTGGACCTGCAGCCGGATGATGCCGTCCGTCAGGACGCTTCGGCAGGGGCCGGCCCCAAAACCCTCCAACTCGGCGGCGCCGGCCGGGTGGCCGTCATATCGGTCGTACGAGCCGATCCCGCGAGTGTGCGCTCAGCAGGCGAATTCGACGGCTGA
- a CDS encoding alpha/beta fold hydrolase — MTAIALDLHSSAGLAFTDAGTGPPVLMIHGLISDRGTWNVEIAALAGQHRVIAPDLFGHGASVGSDPKHPALPNDYSLGGHAAALRDLLDELGLRRVVVVGHSLGGGIAMELAYLFPERVSALVLVSSGGLGSELSPALRAATLPGSEWVLPLIGSDWARYCGNTALSVMQWIGLPWVSASTTAAWAGMATFSDALKRSAFLATTRSMIGLKGQTISALPRLKQLADRPILVIWGGRDRLIPAAHAEAVKELLPHSTIEIFARAGHFPHLDEPDRFHRVLSKFLGRAASSGR; from the coding sequence ATGACCGCCATCGCACTGGATCTGCACTCCTCCGCGGGCCTTGCCTTCACCGACGCAGGAACCGGCCCACCCGTGCTGATGATCCACGGACTGATCAGTGATCGCGGGACCTGGAACGTCGAGATCGCCGCCCTCGCCGGGCAGCACCGCGTCATCGCCCCCGACCTGTTCGGGCACGGCGCCTCGGTCGGGTCGGACCCGAAGCACCCCGCCCTGCCGAACGACTACTCGCTCGGTGGGCACGCCGCCGCTCTGCGCGATCTGCTCGACGAGCTGGGTCTGCGCCGGGTCGTCGTCGTCGGGCATTCCCTCGGCGGCGGCATCGCGATGGAACTGGCCTACCTGTTCCCGGAGCGGGTGAGCGCACTGGTCCTGGTCAGCAGCGGCGGACTCGGGTCCGAGCTGAGCCCCGCGCTGCGGGCGGCCACGCTGCCCGGCAGCGAGTGGGTCCTGCCGCTGATCGGGTCGGACTGGGCACGCTACTGCGGCAACACCGCACTGAGCGTGATGCAGTGGATCGGTCTGCCCTGGGTGAGCGCCAGCACGACGGCCGCCTGGGCCGGGATGGCCACCTTCTCCGATGCCCTCAAGCGGAGCGCCTTCCTGGCCACCACCCGTTCGATGATCGGTCTGAAGGGCCAGACCATCAGCGCACTACCGCGACTGAAGCAACTCGCCGATCGTCCGATCCTGGTGATCTGGGGTGGCCGCGACCGCTTGATCCCGGCCGCGCATGCCGAGGCCGTGAAGGAACTCCTACCCCACAGCACCATCGAGATCTTCGCCAGGGCCGGGCACTTCCCGCACCTGGACGAGCCGGACCGCTTCCATCGGGTGCTCAGCAAGTTTCTGGGCCGCGCGGCCTCGTCCGGCCGGTGA
- the pgi gene encoding glucose-6-phosphate isomerase gives MTDSTTALDITTTPAWVALAAHQPVVEPLHLREIFADDPERGRELTVQAADLYIDYSKHRATRETLRLLVDLARAAEVEARRDAMLRGDHINTSEDRAVLHTALRLPADAELTVDGQDVVTDVHDVLDRMGDFTDRLRSGEWVGATGKKIQTVVNIGIGGSDLGPVMIYQALRAYADAGISCRFVSNVDPSDLVAKTAGLAPETTLFIIASKTFSTLETLTNATAARRWLLAGLGLDGDEGTAAVAKHFVAVSTNAERVSKFGIDTANMFGFWDWVGGRYSVDSAIGLSVMCAVGRENFAELLAGFHAMDTHFVTAPLSENAPVLMGLLGVWYSNFFGAESRAVLPYCNDLNRFAAYLQQLTMESNGKSVRADGTPVSTSTGEIYWGEPGTNGQHAFYQLLHQGTRLVPADFIGVAEPLDDLPTLDGTGSMHDLLMSNYFAQTSVLAFGKTAEEIAAEGTPEDVVPHKVMPGNRPSTSILAYRLTPSVVGQLVALYEHAVFVEGVIWGIDSFDQWGVELGKTQAVELLPVLIDGAAPAAQHDSSTDALVRRYRSQRGRAI, from the coding sequence ATGACAGACAGCACCACGGCACTCGACATCACGACCACCCCGGCCTGGGTGGCGCTGGCCGCGCACCAGCCGGTGGTCGAGCCACTCCACCTGCGGGAGATCTTCGCGGACGATCCCGAGCGCGGTCGGGAACTGACGGTGCAGGCCGCCGACCTCTACATCGACTACTCCAAGCATCGCGCGACCAGGGAAACGCTGCGTCTGCTCGTCGATCTGGCCCGGGCTGCGGAAGTCGAGGCGCGCCGCGACGCGATGTTGCGCGGTGACCACATCAACACCAGCGAGGATCGCGCCGTGCTGCACACCGCCCTGCGTCTTCCGGCGGACGCGGAACTGACCGTGGACGGGCAGGACGTGGTGACCGACGTACACGACGTGTTGGACCGGATGGGCGATTTCACCGACCGACTCCGGTCCGGCGAGTGGGTCGGCGCGACCGGCAAGAAGATCCAGACCGTGGTCAACATCGGCATCGGCGGATCCGATCTCGGCCCGGTGATGATCTACCAGGCCCTGCGTGCCTACGCCGACGCGGGCATCAGCTGCCGTTTCGTCTCCAACGTCGACCCGTCCGATCTGGTCGCGAAGACCGCCGGGCTGGCTCCGGAGACCACCCTGTTCATCATTGCTTCGAAGACCTTCTCCACCCTCGAGACGCTGACCAACGCCACTGCGGCCCGCCGCTGGCTGCTGGCCGGGCTCGGGCTCGACGGTGACGAGGGCACCGCGGCCGTCGCCAAGCACTTCGTCGCAGTCTCGACCAATGCCGAGCGCGTCTCGAAATTCGGCATCGACACGGCCAACATGTTCGGATTCTGGGACTGGGTGGGTGGCCGGTACTCGGTCGACTCCGCGATCGGCCTGTCCGTCATGTGCGCGGTCGGCCGGGAGAACTTCGCCGAGCTGCTGGCCGGTTTCCACGCGATGGACACGCATTTCGTCACTGCGCCGCTGTCGGAGAACGCGCCGGTCCTGATGGGGCTGCTCGGCGTCTGGTATTCGAACTTCTTCGGCGCCGAGTCACGTGCCGTTCTGCCCTACTGCAACGACCTGAACCGATTCGCGGCCTACCTGCAGCAGCTGACGATGGAGAGCAACGGCAAGTCGGTGCGCGCGGACGGCACGCCGGTCAGCACCTCCACCGGCGAGATCTACTGGGGCGAGCCGGGAACCAATGGTCAGCACGCCTTCTACCAGCTGCTGCACCAGGGCACGCGGCTGGTACCGGCCGACTTCATCGGCGTGGCCGAACCTCTCGACGACCTCCCGACGCTGGACGGTACCGGCAGCATGCACGACCTGTTGATGAGCAACTACTTCGCCCAGACGTCGGTGCTGGCCTTCGGCAAGACCGCGGAGGAGATTGCCGCCGAGGGCACTCCGGAAGACGTCGTGCCCCACAAGGTGATGCCCGGGAACCGGCCGTCCACCAGTATTCTCGCCTACCGGTTGACCCCATCGGTGGTGGGTCAACTGGTCGCACTCTACGAGCACGCCGTGTTCGTCGAAGGTGTCATCTGGGGCATCGATTCTTTCGACCAGTGGGGGGTGGAGCTCGGCAAGACCCAGGCCGTCGAGTTGCTGCCTGTCCTGATCGACGGTGCAGCCCCTGCAGCGCAGCATGATTCGTCCACCGATGCGCTGGTGCGCCGGTACCGCAGCCAGCGCGGCCGGGCGATCTGA
- a CDS encoding DUF2252 domain-containing protein, with protein MTDPAGPTHPPGPSDPSGPHSGHVVLADVEGASYGSLRRRPTSRAERYQLGRALRTRVPRVLLGDWVPPAGRPDPVAQIIESHQGRLDWLIPLRVGRMVASPYGFLRGTAIVMAQDVAHLPATGITPVICGDAHFGNFGFYASPERDLVLDLNDFDEAHPGGWEWDLRRLVASIWVAGRQNSHSEQTCEAAAIACVAAYRGEVRLLAEQPLLSRSYQRLDVDQLIANTAHPSLKAEIDRAARRARSRTSDRALPRFTEEHEGRRRIVEEPPLITRVSVAEYDMVGVALDEYLTTLAPHWRRALGGYTLVDIAHKVVGVGSVGLRAYVALLEGSSPDDVVFLQLKQARRSVLAQYVHGGSAWHAHQGQRVVEYQQALQTVSDPLLGWTTVNGRQYYVRQFRNMKGTIALDAIDSQALADYAGIVGQLLAKGHARTSGASMISGYAGSSDKLDVALARFARRYADQTEADHQELVRAVARGVLPVEYGL; from the coding sequence ATGACCGACCCAGCCGGGCCGACCCACCCACCGGGGCCGAGCGACCCATCCGGGCCGCACTCGGGCCACGTGGTCCTGGCCGACGTCGAAGGGGCGTCGTACGGCTCCCTCCGACGGCGGCCGACGTCCCGCGCCGAGCGGTATCAGCTGGGTCGCGCGCTGCGCACCAGGGTTCCGCGGGTGCTGCTCGGCGACTGGGTGCCGCCGGCGGGTCGACCCGATCCGGTGGCGCAGATCATCGAGTCGCACCAGGGGCGGCTCGACTGGCTGATCCCCCTGCGGGTCGGGCGGATGGTGGCCTCGCCCTACGGCTTCCTGCGCGGGACGGCGATCGTGATGGCGCAGGACGTCGCCCACCTCCCCGCCACCGGGATCACGCCGGTCATCTGCGGCGATGCGCACTTCGGGAACTTCGGTTTCTACGCGTCGCCCGAGCGGGATCTCGTGCTGGACCTCAATGATTTCGACGAGGCGCACCCCGGCGGTTGGGAATGGGACCTGCGTCGACTGGTGGCGAGCATCTGGGTCGCGGGCCGGCAGAACAGCCACAGCGAGCAGACCTGCGAGGCGGCGGCGATCGCCTGCGTGGCCGCCTACCGCGGTGAGGTGCGCCTGCTGGCCGAGCAGCCGCTGCTGTCCCGGTCCTACCAGCGACTGGACGTGGACCAGCTCATCGCGAACACCGCCCATCCGTCCCTCAAGGCCGAGATCGACCGGGCCGCTAGGAGAGCTCGATCCCGCACGAGTGACCGGGCCCTCCCCCGGTTCACCGAGGAGCACGAGGGTCGGCGACGGATCGTCGAGGAACCTCCGCTGATCACCCGCGTGAGCGTGGCCGAGTACGACATGGTCGGTGTGGCGCTGGACGAGTACCTGACCACGCTGGCCCCCCACTGGCGGCGGGCGCTGGGCGGGTACACGCTGGTCGACATCGCCCACAAGGTCGTCGGTGTCGGCAGCGTCGGACTGCGGGCGTACGTGGCGCTGCTGGAGGGCAGCAGTCCGGACGACGTCGTGTTCCTGCAGCTCAAGCAGGCGAGGCGGTCGGTGTTGGCCCAGTACGTGCACGGCGGCTCGGCGTGGCACGCGCATCAGGGCCAGCGGGTCGTGGAGTACCAGCAGGCCCTGCAGACGGTGAGCGATCCCCTGCTCGGCTGGACGACCGTCAACGGCCGGCAGTACTACGTGCGGCAGTTCCGCAACATGAAGGGGACGATCGCCCTGGACGCGATCGACTCCCAGGCGCTGGCCGACTACGCGGGCATCGTCGGGCAGCTGCTGGCCAAGGGACACGCCAGAACCAGTGGCGCATCTATGATCTCGGGCTACGCGGGGTCCTCGGACAAGCTCGACGTCGCGCTTGCCCGCTTCGCCCGCCGGTATGCCGACCAGACCGAGGCCGACCACCAGGAGCTGGTGCGCGCGGTGGCCCGAGGTGTGTTGCCGGTCGAGTACGGGCTGTAG
- a CDS encoding FAD-binding oxidoreductase, producing MIEIPGSATDPAVPAGAWRMATVREVVHPHPNAVKLVLDVPDRIDHLPGQHYVIRLRAEDGYTAQRSYSIASAPATSTVEFYVERLADGEVSGFLADVVAVGDRLEVRGPIGGWFVWRADRRAVLVGGGSGVVPLVAMLRHARDNGRSELLEMAVSARSLAELPYAHELLAAGATVALTRVADPAVDRPNGRLGHTDLDRIVTPDQMAFVCGSTGFADTASDLLIAAGVASDAIRVERFGPTGS from the coding sequence GTGATCGAGATCCCTGGCAGCGCAACTGATCCCGCAGTCCCGGCCGGCGCCTGGCGGATGGCCACGGTGCGGGAGGTGGTGCATCCCCATCCGAACGCCGTGAAGCTGGTGCTGGACGTACCGGATCGGATCGACCACCTTCCCGGGCAGCACTACGTGATCAGGTTGCGCGCCGAGGACGGCTACACCGCCCAACGGTCGTACTCGATCGCTTCCGCGCCGGCCACCTCCACCGTCGAGTTCTACGTCGAACGGCTGGCGGACGGCGAGGTGTCGGGTTTCCTCGCCGACGTGGTGGCGGTCGGCGACCGGCTGGAGGTCCGCGGGCCCATCGGTGGCTGGTTCGTCTGGCGGGCGGACCGTCGCGCGGTCCTGGTCGGTGGTGGCTCCGGGGTGGTGCCGTTGGTCGCGATGCTCCGGCACGCTCGCGACAACGGACGGTCGGAACTGCTCGAGATGGCGGTGTCCGCGCGTTCACTGGCCGAATTGCCCTACGCGCACGAACTACTCGCCGCCGGTGCCACCGTTGCTCTGACCCGAGTGGCGGATCCCGCGGTCGATCGTCCGAACGGGCGCCTGGGGCACACAGATCTGGACCGGATCGTCACCCCCGATCAGATGGCTTTCGTCTGCGGTTCAACGGGTTTCGCGGATACCGCTAGCGATCTGCTGATCGCGGCCGGAGTGGCGTCCGACGCGATCCGGGTCGAGCGTTTCGGACCTACCGGCAGCTGA
- a CDS encoding sulfite oxidase-like oxidoreductase, producing the protein MTRGFSGRPRRPHNDRLPPGQYDTGKDFPVLTAEATPRLDPEKLSVTVDGLVEQQVSWTWKELHQLPGSTFSGDIHCVTTWSKFDTSFAGISADILLASARPLPSATHVMIRSTTGYTTNLPLADISDGKAWVVWDHEGHPLPVEHGGPMRFLVPHLYFWKSAKWVSRITLMDHDEQGFWERNGYHDRGDPWKEQRYQGD; encoded by the coding sequence ATGACGCGAGGATTCAGCGGTCGTCCACGTCGGCCCCACAACGATCGGCTGCCTCCGGGGCAGTACGACACCGGAAAGGACTTCCCGGTACTCACGGCAGAGGCGACACCCAGACTCGACCCGGAGAAGCTGAGCGTCACCGTCGACGGACTCGTCGAGCAACAGGTCAGCTGGACGTGGAAGGAATTGCACCAGCTGCCCGGCTCCACCTTCAGCGGTGACATCCACTGCGTGACCACCTGGTCCAAGTTCGACACCAGTTTCGCCGGGATCAGCGCGGACATCCTGCTGGCGTCGGCCCGGCCGCTGCCCTCTGCGACGCACGTGATGATCCGGTCCACCACCGGCTACACCACCAACCTGCCGTTGGCCGACATCTCCGACGGGAAGGCCTGGGTGGTCTGGGACCACGAAGGGCATCCGCTCCCGGTCGAGCACGGCGGCCCGATGAGATTTCTGGTGCCGCACCTGTACTTCTGGAAGAGCGCGAAGTGGGTCAGCCGGATCACCCTGATGGATCACGACGAACAGGGTTTCTGGGAGCGCAACGGCTACCACGACCGCGGTGACCCGTGGAAGGAACAGCGTTACCAGGGTGACTGA